One stretch of Candidatus Omnitrophota bacterium DNA includes these proteins:
- a CDS encoding P-II family nitrogen regulator produces MSDFKIITCIVERGKADKIIEKISSSTGYGVTSHYARGTGVREKIGFIGRLIEPEKEVFTTVVPAEKADEVFNKIVELAHLKEPGKGFAFIQDVERAVGFYQRD; encoded by the coding sequence ATGAGCGATTTCAAGATCATTACCTGCATAGTTGAGAGGGGAAAGGCTGATAAGATCATAGAAAAAATATCCTCGTCAACGGGCTACGGCGTGACGAGTCATTACGCCCGCGGCACGGGCGTGCGGGAAAAGATAGGTTTCATCGGCCGTCTGATAGAGCCGGAGAAGGAAGTTTTTACGACGGTTGTGCCCGCTGAAAAAGCGGATGAAGTGTTCAATAAGATCGTGGAGCTGGCGCATCTGAAGGAACCCGGCAAGGGTTTCGCCTTCATCCAGGATGTTGAACGGGCTGTGGGGTTTTACCAGAGGGACTGA